In the Oceanibaculum nanhaiense genome, CCCATGGCAGCGAGGCCCGAGGCGAAGGCGAAGCCGGCCTCGCCATTCTCCAGATCGGCGACGCAGGCTTCCAGCGCCATCCGGGTCGGGTTCTGGCTGCGCGAATATTCATAGCCCTTATGCACGCCGGGGCTCTGCTGCACATAGGTCGAGGTGGCGTAGATCGGCACCATGATGGCGCCGGTCGTCGGGTCCGGCTCCTGGCCGGCATGGATGGCGCGCGTGCCGAAGCCGGCGCGGTTGGTCTTGTTCTGGGTCATGATTCAGGCCACCGATTGACGGAGATGATTGATGAGATCGACCTTGGTGATCAGGCCGAGGAATTTACTGCCTTCGACGACGATGGCGACATGGTCCTGGCGGAAGATCGGGATCAGGTCGGGGATTTTCGCGGTCGGCGCCAGGGTTTCCAGCCGGCTGGTCATGGCGCCCCGGACCGGGGATTTGAAGCATTCCGGATTGTCGTGGGTTGCCAGCAGCAGATCGCTTTCATCGAGGATGCCGACGATGCGGTCATTCTCCAGCACCGGCAATTGCGAGATGTCGTAGAGCCGCATCCGGCCATAGGCGGTCAGCAGCGTATCGCCCGGCTCAACGCTGATCACCTCGCCCTTCGGGGCCTGACGGCTGATCAGGTCGCGCAGGTCACCGGTCTGCTCGCGGGCAGTCAGCCCCTGATCCTGCAGCCAGAAATCATTATAGGCCTTGGAGAGATACTTGTTGCCGCTGTCGCAGACGAAGGTGACGACGCGCTTCGGCGTGGTCTGTGCGCGGCAGTAGCGCAGGGCGGCGGCGATCAGCGTGCCCGACGAGGTGCCGGCCAATATGCCTTCCTTAATCAGTAGCTCGCGCACCGTGGCGAAGGCTTCGGTATCGTCCACCGTGATGGCCGTGCTGACCAGATCGAGGTCGCAATTCGGCGGAATGAAATCCTCGCCGATGCCCTCGACCAGCCAGGAGCCGGCCTCGCCGACATGGCCGGAGCGGGTGGCCTCGGCCAGGATCGAGCCTTTGGGATCGGCCAGCACCATCTCAACCTTGGGGGCGGCCTTGCGGAAGAACCGCCCCAGGCCGGTCAGCGTACCACCGGAGCCGACGCCGCAGACCATGGCGTCCATGTCGCCCTCCATCTGCGCCCAGATTTCCGGGCCGGTGCCGGTTTCGTGCGCCAGTGGATTGGCCGGGTTGGCAAACTGGTTCATCCAGTAGCCGCCGGGAACCTCCTTCTCCAGCCGCTCCGCCATGTCCTGGTAATAGGCCGGATGGCCACGCCCGACATCGGACCGGGTCATGACGATCTCGGTACCCAGCGCGCGCAGATGGTTGATCTTCTCCTGGCTCATCTTGTCCGGGATGACCAGCAGCAGCTTGTAGCCCTTCTGCGCCGCGACCAGCGCCAGGCCGAGGCCGGTATTGCCGGCGGTCGCCTCGATCAGCGTGGTCTTGCCCGGCGTGATCTTGCCCGCGCGTTCCGCCGCCTCGATCATCGACAGGCCGATGCGGTCCTTGATCGACCCGCCGGGATTCTGGCTCTCCAGCTTCAGGAACAGCCGGCACGGGCCTGTATCCAGGCGGGTGACTTCCAGCATCGGCGTGTTGCCGATCAGCGTGAGGACCGATTGCGGGGCGGGCATATAATAATCCTGAATTTATTTGTGAATTATAAAAATCACTCACACATGACTGTAAATTGTATCTGGCCTTATCCGGTCAAGGAAAAAAGAAACCCCGGCCCGAAAACCGCCCATCGAAAATCAAGGGTGCGGCATCGGACCGGGGCAGGAAAGGAACAGGGGAGGAGGGAAGGGGTTACGACAGGTCCAGTGCCTGGACGATCTTTTCCTTCCATTGCTGAAAGGCCAGCTCGGTGCGGGCGCGTGGGCGCGGCAGGTCGAGCGCGAATTCGGCATGGATATGGCCGGGATTGCCGCGCATCACCACGATGCGGTCGCTCAAGGCCACCGCCTCCTCGACATCGTGGGTGACGAACACCATGGTGAAGCGCTCCTCGCGCCACAGCTCCAGCAGATGGTCCTGCAATTGCAGTCGGGTGAAGCTGTCGAGCGCGCTGAACGGCTCATCCAGCAGCAGGATGGAGGGGCGGCGCACCAGCGCGCGGGCAATTGCCACGCGTTGCGCCATGCCGCCGGACAGCTGGCGCGGATAGGCCAGCGCGAAATCGGCCAGCCCGACCTTCGCCAGCACATCCGCGATCTTGCGGTCCTGCGTCGCCTTGTCCTCATCCTTCAGGGCAAAGCGGACATTATCGGCCACACTCAGCCAGGGCATCAGCCGGGCTTCCTGGAACACCATGCCGATTTCCGGGTGCGGGCCGTTGACCGGATCGCCGTCGATAGCGACGCGGCCATGGCTGGCGCTTTCCAGCCCGGAGAGGATGCGCAGCAGCGTGGACTTCCCGCAGCCCGAGGTGCCGACGAGGCTGACGATTTCCGACTGGTCGATGGCCAGATCGACATCGTTCAGCGCGATCACGCCATTCGGGAAGTGCTTGGCGAGACTATCGATTGCGAGCATGGGAGGCTCCCTTCATATCGCCGAAACCGTCCTGCCAGGCGAGGAACGGGCGCGCCGAGGCGGCCAGAATGGCATCGGTCAGCTTGCCGGCGATGGCGAACAGGATGAGGCTGGCGACGATCACCGCCGGGCGGCCGGTCATCTGGCCATCGACCATCAGATAGCCGAGGCCCTCGCTCGCCCCCATCAGCTCAGCGGCGATGACGAACATCCAGCCCAGCGCCAGACCGGCGCGCAGGCCCACCACATAGGAGGGCAGGGTGGCCGGCAGCAGCACCCGGCGGACCAGATCCAGCCGGCTGAAGCGGTTCAGCTTCGCCACTTCCACCAGCTTGCGGTCAACGCCCTGAATGCCCTCGACCAGATTCAGATAGATCGGGAAGAAAACGCCGACCGCGATCAGCGTTACCTTGGAGGCCTCGAAAATGCCGAACCACAGGATGAACAGCGGCACCCAGGCCAGCGAGGGCACCGCCTTCAGCGCCTGCAGCGTGGGATCGAGCAGCTCCCGCGTGGTGCGGGAATAGCCGGTCAGCGCGCCCAGCAGCGTCGCCGCCGCGGTGCCGGCGAGGAAGCCGAAGAACACCCGGGTCAGCGTGACGCCGATATGGCTGGTCAGCTCGCCGCTGGCCCACAGGGCGGAGATTTCCGCCAGCACCGCTTCCGGGCTGGGCACCAGATTGGGCGCGAACACGCCGGTCCAGGACAGCGCCGCCCAGCCCGCCAGCAGCAGGGCCGGGACGATCAGCCCCTTGGTGCCGGCAAGTGCCGCCAGCGGATGCCGCCGGCGCGCCCCAACGACGGCTCCAGCGGCAGCCCCCGAGGGGACTGCCGCCGTATTCGCCGTGTCGCGGTCATAGACCTCGGCGGTCATCGCTGCGCCGCCTGCTGCCGGTTGACGCGCTGGATGTACTGGTCGTCGATCAGGTCGGCGACCAGCGCCGGCACGTCGGTATCGGGTTTCAGCACGCCGATCTCCTTCAGCACGGTGCCGGCGGCGGTCAGTGCCTTGCGGTGCTCCTCGCCAATCACCGGGTTGGTGAGGTCGGTGCGCTCGCCCAGCTGCTTCCGGGCGATCTCGTCCTCGACCTTCGCGGCCTTCACCAGGTAGGAGCGCAGCTCGTCCGGGTTCTCCAGGGAATATTTGCGGGCGCGCTCATAGACTTTCAGCAGCCGCTCGACGATCTCCGGGTTCTCCGTCGCGAAATCCTCGCGGACATTCAGCACGCCATAGGTGTTCAGCGCCGGGTCGCGGTGGAACAGCCGGGCGCCTTCCTGCAGCTCATGCTTGGCCATGTGCGGGTCGAGGCCGGCCCAGGCATCGACCTGGCCGCTGACCAGCGCGCGCCCGCCATCGGGGTGCTGCAGCAGCACCGGCTTGATGTCCTTCTCGGTCAGGCCGGCCTGGTTCAGCGCCTGCAGCAGGAACAGATGCGGGTCGGTGCCGCGGGTCACGGCGACGCGCTTGCCCTTCAGGTCGGCGACGGATTTGATGCCGCTGTCCTTGCCGGTGACCAGCGCCGTCCATTCCGGGCGAGAATAGATGTAGATCGCCTTGATCGGGTTGCCGTTGGCCTTGCCGACCAGCGCCGCGCCGCCGGCAGTAGAGCCGAACTGGATGGAGCCGCCATTCAGGTATTCCAGCGCCTTGTTGGAGCCGAGGCTCAGCACCCAGCGGACATCGATGCCGTCCTTCTTGAACTCCTCCTCGACCCAGCCCTTGTCCTTCAGCAGCAGGCTGACCGGATTGTAATAGGCATAGTCGAGGCCGATGCGGTCGGGAGCGGCCTGTGCGGCGCCCGCCCCGACTGTCAGGGCGATTGCGGCGGCGGCAAGCGTGCCGAGCTGAAAGGTGCGGCGGGTGATCTTGATGGTCATCTTGCTCTCCTTCGTGTGCGCCGGTTTTCCGGTCGCAGGTAAGGAGGCTCGGAAGAGTGGGGTGTCCGACTGGTCTTCGGCCAAGGCAAAAAAATATCCGCCTCGGCTCCAGAGCCGGGCGGATTCGCCCGCTCTCTTTAGCAGAATTTATAAAGCGCCCCGCAAGCTGAGCCTCAAATCGGCGCTATGAAGTCTTTGTAATCTACAGTTTCGGTGTCGTCAATCGAAAAAATTACACAGTACAGTTTTGTTGTTAGGCAGCCTTGGCTTTGCCATTGACCCTGTGGCTGACCGCCAGCACCGGCTTGGTGTTCAGCGTCTGGAACACCACGCAATAGCGCTCGGTCAGCTTGAACAGGCTGGCCAGCTGCTCCTCGGTCGCGTCGGTGTCGATGTCGAAGCTGAGGCGGATATCGGTGAACCCGACCGAGGCGTCGCGGTCCACCGCCAGCGTGCCGCGGAAGTCGAGGTCACCCTCGGCTTTCACCGTGCCTTCGCGGATCTCGATGCCCAGCGCTGTGGCGACCGCCTTCAGCGTGACACCGGCGCAGGCCACCAGCGCCTGCAGCAGCATGTCGCCGGAACAGGCGGACAGCCCGTCGCCGCCGGTGGCGGGATGCAGGCCGGCCTCGACCAGCGCCCGCCCGGTATCGACGGAGCAGGTGATGGCTTCCTCACCCAGCTTGCCGTCGGCCTTCAGGGTGATCTTCGCGGCGTCCGGCTGGTCCTTGTACTGCGCCTTCAGCGGCGCCTGCAGGGCCTTCAGGGTGGTCGCGTCCATGATCCATCTCCGCATGCTCGTCAAAAAAAATCCGCCGCAGCTAAAGCTGGGCGGAATGGGGCCGACGCTTTAGCTGCATTTGTAAAGCGCCCGCAAGCTGCTGCTCAAATCGGCGCTAAGCGGAAAAATACGGGCGGGGGATGGAGGAGTCAACGGGGGAGCTTATGGGTTTCTTTCTTCGTCCCAGTTTCCTCAGACCGTCACCCCCGCACTTGTTGCGGGGGTCCAGGCTTCCGTTTGCTGGATGTTTGCCGAGCAGGCTGAACCCTGGATTCCCGCAACAAGTGCGGGAATGACGGTTTGAGGTGAACGCAGACGATCTTATGAGGAAGGAGAAGGACGTTAGGGCGCTTCCCACTCCGCCCTAACGTCTTCATCCGTCTCGGTCGGCAGATGCGTTTCACGCAACGCCGCGAACAGGCCGGCATCGAGCAGCCGCGACAGCGCCCAGACCGCCATGCCGCGCACCAGGGAAGACTCGTCAGTTAGAAGGGTTTCCGTAATTGGAACAAGCGTTTGCGATTCGCTGTTGCCAATCGCGATCAGCACGTTGCGCACGAAACGGTCGCGGCCGATGCGCTTGATGGGGGAGCCGGAGAAGAGCTGCCGGAACCCGGCATCGTCGAGCTGCGCCAGGTCGGCCAGGCGCGGGGCCATCAGCTCGGCGCGCGGCAGGAAGGCCTCGTGGCCGGTGGGGGTCGCGTACTTGTTCCAGGGGCAGACGGCGAGGCAGTCGTCGCAGCCATAGATGCGGTTGCCCATGGGCACGCGGAACTCGCGCGCGATGACGCCCTTATGCTCGATGGTCAGGTAGGAGATGCAGCGCCGGGCATCGAGCTGGTAAGGCGCGGGGAAGGCGTCGGTCGGGCAGACGGTCAGGCAGCGCGTGCAGCTGCCGCAATGGTCGATCTCCGTCGCGTCGGGGGCGAGGTCCAGCGTCGAATAGACCTCGCCCAGGAACAGCCAGGAGCCATAGCCGCGCGAGACCAGGTTGGTGTGCTTGCCCTGCCAGCCGAGGCCGGCCTGCTGGCCCAGCGGCTTTTCCATCACAGGGGCGGTATCGACGAACACCTTCACGCCGCTGTCGATTTCGTCGGCCATCCAGCGCGCCAGCGCCTTCAGCCGGTTCTTCACATGATCGTGGTAGTCGCGCCCCTGGGCATAGACCGAGATGCCGGCGCGCTCCGGGTGGTCGAGGATCGCCAGCGGATCGCGGCCCGGCCCGTAATTCATGCCCAGCACGACGATGCTGCGCGCGTCGGGCCACAGCACCTGCGGGTCGCCGCGCCGATCGGCCTTATCGACCATCCAGCCCATATCGCCGTGCCGGCCCTCGGCCAGATACTCGGCCAGCCATTGCCGCACCTGATCGCTCAATTGCGCCGGCGCGAAGCCGACGGCGTCGAAGCCCAGCGCCAGCGCCTGCTCCCGGATGCGGGATTTGATGTCTTCCGTCATCCCCGGCCGCGATAGGAGGGCACGCCCTGATCGGGGATCCATACGCCCTCGGGTGCCGGGCCGGTCTGGTAGAACACATCGATGGGGATGCCGCCGCGCGGATACCAGTAGCCGCCGATGCGCAGCCATTCCGGCTGCATCGCCTCGACCAGCCGGCGCGCGATGGAGACGGTGCAGTCCTCATGGAACGCACCGTGATTGCGGAAGGAGCCGAGGAACAGCTTCAGCGACTTGCTCTCGACCAGCCTTTCCTTCGGCACATAGTCGATGACCAGATGCGCGAAATCCGGCTGGCCGGTCAGCGGGCAGAGCGAGGTGAACTCCGGCGCGGCGAAACGCACCATGTAGCGCACGTCGCCCTGCGGGTTCGGCACGGTCTCCAGCACCGCCTTTTCCGGACTGTCCGGCAGGCCGGCCGCCTGGCCCAGCTGGGTGAGGCCGCTATAGATGCTGTCGGTCATGGTCCTGGTCTCCCTAGAGCGCCGCGATATCCCCGCCGGCCTGCTTCTCGTGGAAGTCCGCCACGAAATCCGCCAGCGACCCTGCTGCGATGGCATCGCGCAATCCCGCCATCAGCCGCTGATAATAGGCCAGATTGTGCCAGGTCAGCAGCATCAGCCCGAGAATTTCCTCGGCGCGGGTCAAATGATGCAGATAGGCCCGGCTGTAGTCGGTACAGGCCGGGCAGGGGCAGCCTTCTTCCAGCGGCCGGGGATCGTCCTGGTGCCGCTTGTTGCGCAGGTTGACCGTGCCGCGCGCGGTGAAGGCCTGGGC is a window encoding:
- a CDS encoding pyridoxal-phosphate dependent enzyme, with the protein product MPAPQSVLTLIGNTPMLEVTRLDTGPCRLFLKLESQNPGGSIKDRIGLSMIEAAERAGKITPGKTTLIEATAGNTGLGLALVAAQKGYKLLLVIPDKMSQEKINHLRALGTEIVMTRSDVGRGHPAYYQDMAERLEKEVPGGYWMNQFANPANPLAHETGTGPEIWAQMEGDMDAMVCGVGSGGTLTGLGRFFRKAAPKVEMVLADPKGSILAEATRSGHVGEAGSWLVEGIGEDFIPPNCDLDLVSTAITVDDTEAFATVRELLIKEGILAGTSSGTLIAAALRYCRAQTTPKRVVTFVCDSGNKYLSKAYNDFWLQDQGLTAREQTGDLRDLISRQAPKGEVISVEPGDTLLTAYGRMRLYDISQLPVLENDRIVGILDESDLLLATHDNPECFKSPVRGAMTSRLETLAPTAKIPDLIPIFRQDHVAIVVEGSKFLGLITKVDLINHLRQSVA
- a CDS encoding ABC transporter ATP-binding protein, yielding MLAIDSLAKHFPNGVIALNDVDLAIDQSEIVSLVGTSGCGKSTLLRILSGLESASHGRVAIDGDPVNGPHPEIGMVFQEARLMPWLSVADNVRFALKDEDKATQDRKIADVLAKVGLADFALAYPRQLSGGMAQRVAIARALVRRPSILLLDEPFSALDSFTRLQLQDHLLELWREERFTMVFVTHDVEEAVALSDRIVVMRGNPGHIHAEFALDLPRPRARTELAFQQWKEKIVQALDLS
- a CDS encoding ABC transporter permease, with protein sequence MTAEVYDRDTANTAAVPSGAAAGAVVGARRRHPLAALAGTKGLIVPALLLAGWAALSWTGVFAPNLVPSPEAVLAEISALWASGELTSHIGVTLTRVFFGFLAGTAAATLLGALTGYSRTTRELLDPTLQALKAVPSLAWVPLFILWFGIFEASKVTLIAVGVFFPIYLNLVEGIQGVDRKLVEVAKLNRFSRLDLVRRVLLPATLPSYVVGLRAGLALGWMFVIAAELMGASEGLGYLMVDGQMTGRPAVIVASLILFAIAGKLTDAILAASARPFLAWQDGFGDMKGASHARNR
- a CDS encoding aliphatic sulfonate ABC transporter substrate-binding protein, producing MTIKITRRTFQLGTLAAAAIALTVGAGAAQAAPDRIGLDYAYYNPVSLLLKDKGWVEEEFKKDGIDVRWVLSLGSNKALEYLNGGSIQFGSTAGGAALVGKANGNPIKAIYIYSRPEWTALVTGKDSGIKSVADLKGKRVAVTRGTDPHLFLLQALNQAGLTEKDIKPVLLQHPDGGRALVSGQVDAWAGLDPHMAKHELQEGARLFHRDPALNTYGVLNVREDFATENPEIVERLLKVYERARKYSLENPDELRSYLVKAAKVEDEIARKQLGERTDLTNPVIGEEHRKALTAAGTVLKEIGVLKPDTDVPALVADLIDDQYIQRVNRQQAAQR
- a CDS encoding OsmC family protein, which gives rise to MDATTLKALQAPLKAQYKDQPDAAKITLKADGKLGEEAITCSVDTGRALVEAGLHPATGGDGLSACSGDMLLQALVACAGVTLKAVATALGIEIREGTVKAEGDLDFRGTLAVDRDASVGFTDIRLSFDIDTDATEEQLASLFKLTERYCVVFQTLNTKPVLAVSHRVNGKAKAA
- the queG gene encoding tRNA epoxyqueuosine(34) reductase QueG — encoded protein: MTEDIKSRIREQALALGFDAVGFAPAQLSDQVRQWLAEYLAEGRHGDMGWMVDKADRRGDPQVLWPDARSIVVLGMNYGPGRDPLAILDHPERAGISVYAQGRDYHDHVKNRLKALARWMADEIDSGVKVFVDTAPVMEKPLGQQAGLGWQGKHTNLVSRGYGSWLFLGEVYSTLDLAPDATEIDHCGSCTRCLTVCPTDAFPAPYQLDARRCISYLTIEHKGVIAREFRVPMGNRIYGCDDCLAVCPWNKYATPTGHEAFLPRAELMAPRLADLAQLDDAGFRQLFSGSPIKRIGRDRFVRNVLIAIGNSESQTLVPITETLLTDESSLVRGMAVWALSRLLDAGLFAALRETHLPTETDEDVRAEWEAP
- the queF gene encoding preQ(1) synthase is translated as MTDSIYSGLTQLGQAAGLPDSPEKAVLETVPNPQGDVRYMVRFAAPEFTSLCPLTGQPDFAHLVIDYVPKERLVESKSLKLFLGSFRNHGAFHEDCTVSIARRLVEAMQPEWLRIGGYWYPRGGIPIDVFYQTGPAPEGVWIPDQGVPSYRGRG